In Rhodanobacter humi, the following are encoded in one genomic region:
- a CDS encoding chloride channel protein has product MNVVTTWLLCKYERWKQDTLSQSDFRPSVSILKLSLMAVFVGVMAAFVAYVLYRMIGLVTNLAFRQQFSFAFVAPGLHASVWAIVLAPLVGGLLVGLMARYGSDRIRGHGIPEALEAILFRKSKMMVKVAILKPLSAAIAIGTGGPFGAEGPIIMTGGAMGSLFGQMFYLTSMERRTLLVAGACAGMAATFGTPIAATLLAVELLLFELRPRSTIPVAIACFVADALRMWLLGPGALFPLATTFEVGLPTFGLAAVCGFLAGLLATLLTALVYRVEDAFHRLPVHWMWWPLIGAVAVSVGGVIDPQTLGVGYDVIDRLLTGQLAGTAILVFMLVKSLMWVIYLGSGTSGGVLAPLLSLGAGLGGLEAMVFPGPDPLLWPLLSMGAMLAGVMRLPFTSIMFALELTHNASALPVLLVSCTTAYGVSVFLMKRSILTEKIARRGLDIFREYTVDRLEHTAVREVMTTAMVTVPGELSVRELAERYFGADQQYRAFPVVDADGGLLNVVNRQDVQRWLKEDPSGSARLADVVGREPVVALPDESCQSVAVRAAVEKLERIPVVGPDRRTLLGMVTRYDLLKPYTHYHNEEKVRERFFGNGKSAANGDDGR; this is encoded by the coding sequence ATGAACGTCGTCACCACCTGGCTGCTGTGCAAGTACGAACGCTGGAAGCAGGACACGCTGAGCCAGAGCGATTTCCGGCCCAGCGTCAGCATCCTCAAGCTTTCGCTGATGGCGGTGTTCGTGGGCGTCATGGCGGCGTTCGTCGCGTACGTGCTGTACCGGATGATCGGCCTGGTCACCAACCTGGCGTTCCGCCAGCAATTCTCCTTCGCGTTCGTCGCGCCGGGCCTGCATGCGTCGGTCTGGGCGATCGTGCTGGCGCCGCTGGTGGGCGGCCTGCTGGTGGGGCTGATGGCGCGTTACGGCAGCGACCGCATCCGCGGCCACGGGATTCCCGAAGCGCTGGAGGCGATCCTGTTCCGCAAGAGCAAGATGATGGTGAAGGTGGCGATCCTGAAGCCGCTGTCGGCGGCGATCGCGATCGGCACCGGCGGCCCGTTCGGCGCCGAGGGGCCGATCATCATGACCGGCGGCGCGATGGGCTCGCTGTTCGGCCAGATGTTCTACCTCACCTCGATGGAGCGTCGCACCCTGCTGGTGGCCGGCGCCTGCGCGGGCATGGCGGCCACCTTCGGCACGCCGATCGCGGCGACCCTGCTGGCGGTGGAACTGCTGCTGTTCGAGCTGCGCCCGCGCAGCACGATTCCGGTGGCGATCGCCTGCTTCGTGGCCGACGCGCTGCGCATGTGGCTGCTCGGCCCCGGCGCGCTGTTCCCGCTCGCGACGACGTTCGAGGTGGGCCTGCCGACGTTCGGGCTGGCCGCGGTCTGCGGCTTCCTCGCCGGCCTGCTGGCCACGCTGCTCACCGCGCTGGTGTATCGCGTGGAGGACGCGTTCCACCGGTTGCCGGTGCACTGGATGTGGTGGCCGCTGATCGGCGCGGTGGCGGTGAGCGTCGGCGGCGTGATCGACCCGCAGACGCTGGGCGTGGGCTATGACGTGATCGACCGGTTGCTGACCGGCCAGCTGGCGGGCACGGCGATCCTGGTGTTCATGCTGGTGAAGTCGCTGATGTGGGTGATCTACCTGGGCTCGGGCACCTCCGGCGGCGTGCTGGCGCCGCTGCTGTCGCTGGGCGCGGGCCTGGGTGGGCTGGAGGCGATGGTGTTTCCCGGCCCCGATCCGCTGCTGTGGCCGCTGCTCAGCATGGGCGCGATGCTGGCGGGCGTGATGCGCCTGCCGTTCACCTCGATCATGTTCGCGCTGGAGCTCACCCACAACGCCAGCGCGCTGCCGGTGCTGCTGGTGTCCTGCACCACGGCGTACGGCGTCAGCGTGTTCCTGATGAAGCGCTCGATCCTCACCGAGAAGATCGCGCGGCGCGGCCTGGACATTTTCCGCGAATACACGGTGGACCGGCTCGAACACACGGCGGTGCGCGAGGTGATGACCACCGCGATGGTCACCGTGCCCGGCGAGCTCAGCGTGCGCGAATTGGCCGAGCGCTATTTCGGCGCCGACCAGCAATACCGCGCGTTCCCGGTGGTGGATGCCGACGGCGGCCTGCTCAACGTGGTGAACCGGCAGGACGTGCAGCGCTGGCTGAAGGAGGATCCCTCGGGCAGCGCAAGGCTGGCCGACGTGGTGGGCAGGGAGCCGGTGGTCGCCTTGCCCGACGAAAGCTGCCAGAGCGTGGCCGTGCGTGCCGCCGTGGAGAAACTGGAACGCATCCCGGTGGTGGGTCCGGACCGCCGCACGCTGCTGGGCATGGTCACCCGCTACGACCTGCTCAAGCCCTACACGCACTACCACAACGAGGAAAAGGTGCGCGAACGCTTCTTCGGCAACGGCAAGTCCGCGGCGAACGGCGACGACGGCCGTTGA
- a CDS encoding agmatine deiminase family protein, whose protein sequence is MTEPRWRLPAEWEPQAAVLIAWPHAGTDWAERLAEVETTYVALAAAVTRFQRLVVVVADADVHAHAEALLRAAGVELSRIRFVELPYDDTWLRDSGPITLQDGDGRFQLADFRFTGWGGKFGAEQDDALIAGLVAAGVFGEASHRRIDWALEGGGIESDGAGSVLTTWKCLHQRHPEQSREAMSAILRDNLHASRILWLDHGYLEGDDTDAHIDTLARFAPGGHIVYQACDDASDKHHDELARMGVELAALRTVDGRPYTLHPLPWAQPIIDEGRRLAASYANYLIVDGAVLVPAYGDAADDEAARIIGSAHPGREIVQVPCRPLIWQNGSLHCITMQLPVGLV, encoded by the coding sequence ATGACCGAACCCCGCTGGCGCCTGCCCGCCGAATGGGAACCGCAAGCCGCAGTGCTGATCGCCTGGCCGCATGCCGGCACGGACTGGGCCGAGCGCCTGGCCGAGGTGGAAACCACCTACGTGGCACTGGCCGCGGCGGTGACGCGCTTCCAGCGACTGGTCGTGGTGGTCGCCGACGCCGACGTGCACGCCCACGCCGAGGCGCTGTTGCGCGCAGCAGGCGTCGAGCTTTCGCGCATCCGCTTCGTCGAGCTGCCCTACGACGACACCTGGCTGCGCGACTCCGGCCCGATCACCCTGCAGGACGGCGACGGCCGCTTCCAGCTCGCCGACTTCCGCTTCACCGGCTGGGGCGGCAAGTTCGGCGCCGAGCAGGACGACGCGCTGATCGCGGGCCTGGTCGCCGCCGGCGTATTCGGCGAGGCTTCGCACCGGCGCATCGACTGGGCGCTGGAAGGCGGCGGCATCGAGAGCGATGGCGCTGGCAGCGTGCTCACCACCTGGAAATGCCTCCACCAGCGTCACCCGGAACAGAGCCGCGAGGCGATGAGCGCGATCCTGCGCGACAACCTGCACGCCAGCCGCATCCTGTGGCTGGACCACGGCTATCTGGAAGGCGACGACACCGACGCGCACATCGACACCCTCGCCCGCTTCGCGCCGGGCGGGCACATCGTGTACCAGGCCTGCGACGACGCCAGCGACAAGCACCACGACGAACTCGCGCGCATGGGTGTGGAACTGGCCGCATTGCGCACCGTCGACGGTCGCCCGTACACGCTGCACCCGTTGCCGTGGGCGCAGCCCATCATCGACGAAGGCCGCCGGCTCGCCGCCTCCTACGCGAACTACCTGATCGTCGATGGCGCCGTGCTGGTGCCCGCCTACGGCGACGCGGCGGATGATGAAGCCGCGCGCATCATCGGCAGCGCGCACCCGGGCCGCGAGATAGTGCAAGTGCCCTGCCGCCCGCTGATCTGGCAGAACGGCAGTCTGCACTGCATCACCATGCAGCTGCCGGTCGGGCTGGTGTGA